One Myotis daubentonii chromosome 12, mMyoDau2.1, whole genome shotgun sequence genomic region harbors:
- the CKAP2L gene encoding cytoskeleton-associated protein 2-like: protein MVRSGVSAAAEERQRQLQEYLAAKGKLRCPNSKPYLKAKNNCPNPPSSKSTIRPKKDVANHVALPVKATRPISIKHQPRPAIIPGSRKPKLEPPKLLGKRLTSGCVSSLPNCQPSSSRQQQHEAGSFSGKLSRKTVGSLHLQELKAAKQQVTDRGNTALTDSVDSDRGEGESSHNFLKEVNKENLSQTVLDSEKTPHPQLWTKSEPKTSSYNQTKSSLAPKQALGKSSLNCTILKDRANKQFVGEAQTRIPPGKSQQLPRGTALAKLGVKTPKTAPSHSVQTLSRTQAAKKPGTKDLKDININRGKYERPGAAKLQPHAATEQKAVHTRPRTCPRLLQGGPDCLKQDQKPTQPCPRPQPSCVQQRSKAVSQRPTLAVGSSPSVTRNTPSIRASTATGKKRSSSCQQKARTLDSKLKGALPQNPFLNKAAPKTQAGGTAINGRGVPNGTQTNPDVKKKITAEDRRKQLEEWQKSKGKMYKRPPMELKTKRKIIEEMNVSFWKSMEKEEEERNAQLELSNKINSTLTECLQLIEGGVLSNEVFTILSSIPEAEKFAKFWICKAKFLASKGTFDVIGLYEEAIRNGATPIQELREVVLNILQDQNRARDGITSESLVAETTIPPIEELARDMESGRKSCLSPKEREQVPATPQITVAEQDRHPGIKLQVAPIPRISGMPEVQDMKLVTPVRRSARIERAVSRYPEMLQDHDLVVASLSELLEVEETECFVFRKNEALPVTLGFQTLES, encoded by the exons aCTATTAGACCCAAAAAGGATGTTGCCAACCATGTTGCTTTGCCTGTCAAAGCTACAAGACCCATCAGCATTAAACATCAGCCCAGACCTGCCATTATACCAGGTTCCCGGAAGCCAAAGTTGGAGCCACCAAAACTTCTGGGCAAAAGGCTGACTTCAGGATGTGTTTCTTCTCTCCCAAACTGTCAGCCTTCCAGCAGCCGTCAGCAACAGCACGAAGCTGGATCATTCTCTGGAAAGCTGTCGAGGAAAACTGTGGGGTCACTTCATCTACAGGAACTGAAAGCTGCAAAGCAGCAGGTGACAGATCGAGGAAATACTGCACTTACAGACTCTGTGGACAGTGACCGTGGTGAGGGTGAGTCCTCACACAACTTTCTTAAAGAGGTGAACAAGGAGAACTTGTCCCAAACTGTACTGGACTCTGAGAAGACACCACATCCTCAATTATGGACCAAAAGTGAGCCAAAGACTAGCTCTTATAATCAAACCAAGAGCAGTTTGGCCCCTAAACAAGCCTTGGGTAAAAGTTCATTGAATTGTACTATTCTGAAAGACAGAGCTAATAAACAATTTGTTGGAGAAGCACAAACCAGGATTCCACCAGGAAAGTCACAACAGCTCCCTAGAGGAACAGCTCTTGCAAAACTAGGAGTAAAAACCCCAAAGACAGCTCCCTCTCACTCTGTTCAGACCCTTAGTAGGACTCAAGCAGCAAAGAAACCAGGGACCAAGGACCTGAAGGATATAAATATTAATAGGGGTAAATATGAAAGACCGGGTGCAGCCAAGTTACAGCCACATGCTGCTACTGAACAAAAAGCAGTACATACCAGACCCAGGACATGCCCCAGGCTGCTTCAAGGAGGACCTGACTGCCTTAAGCAAGACCAGAAACCCACTCAACCTTGTCCTAGACCTCAGCCGTCATGTGTGCAGCAGAGATCCAAGGCTGTGAGCCAAAGGCCTACCCTGGCTGTTGGCAGCTCCCCTTCAGTCACTCGCAATACCCCAAGCATAAGAGCAAGCACAGCCACGGGGAAGAAACGCAGCAGCAGCTGTCAACAGAAAGCACGGACCCTGGACTCCAAGTTGAAAGGGGCTCTTCCCCAGAATCCCTTTCTAAACAAGGCAGCTCCCAAAACTCAAGCTGGTGGCACAGCCATAAATGGAAGAGGAGTCCCAAATGGGACCCAGACTAACCCGGATGTTAAGAAGAAGATCACAGCAGAGGATCGAAG GAAACAGCTGGAAGAATGGCAGAAATCTAAGGGGAAAATGTATAAGCGGCCTCCAATGGaacttaaaacaaaaagaaaaataatagaggaaATGAATGTTTCGTTCTGGAAGAGCatggaaaaagaagaggaagaaaggaacgCACAGCTTGAACTGTCCAATAAAATTAACAGCACTCTGACCGAGTGTCTGCAGCTCATCGAAGGG GGTGTACTTTCTAATGAGGTATTTACCATATTGTCTAGTATTCCTGAGGCTGAAAAATTTGCTAAATTCTGGATCTGCAAAGCAAAGTTCTTGGCAAGTAAAGGCACCTTTGATGTTATTGGACTATACGAAGAGGCCATTAGAAATGGGGCAACA CCAATACAAGAGTTGCGGGAAGTTGTTCTTAATATTTTACAAGACCAAAACAGAGCCAGAGACG GAATTACCTCTGAATCTTTGGTTGCTGAAACTACTATACCACCCATAGAAGAGCTGGCCAGGGACATGGAATCTGGAAGAAAGTCTTGTCTTTCTCcaaaagagagagaacaggttCCAGCAACACCCCAAATAACCGTGGCAGAACAGGATAGGCACCCTGGTATCAAATTACAGGTCGCCCCCATCCCCAG AATAAGTGGGATGCCGGAAGTGCAGGACATGAAGCTGGTCACTCCCGTACGGCGCTCAGCGAGGATCGAGCGAGCCGTGTCCCGCTACCCGGAGATGCTGCAGGACCATGATTTAGTGGTGGCTTCTCTCAGCGAGCTCTTAGAAGTGGAAGAAACAGAGTGTTTTGTATTCCGTAAAAATGAGGCTTTGCCTGTAACATTAGGGTTTCAAACCCTTGAATCATAA